The following coding sequences are from one Mus pahari chromosome X, PAHARI_EIJ_v1.1, whole genome shotgun sequence window:
- the Armcx5 gene encoding armadillo repeat-containing X-linked protein 5 isoform X2 → MIGSKTKKKAREESGASSKPGTNSPANAKGKAKSQTKKAVKAEPKEEWGNQAEARDDAAARTQPAVSTEPKTVTWKIKKKKEKTNARVVAQAKTELLAEPALMPHTKSDALPTSVVITVTKSEVKVDTGIEASVKGSAKATEKRSIKHKPEIKKEVCVKSRAGDKAKEVCVKSRAGDKASIVINTTDEDEDYVCSWFWTGEEPSVGSWFWPKEENPLQVYQPPPKVEEEPEPPDTFDYALKKKAAAWLRGRFIVLVPIEEPQPSLPPDGNWTLVATLIETPLGIRPLTKIPPYGGPYFQTLADLKNQIREKEKYGPNPNTCRCKSRTFSLEPVEFDKLVALLKLTRDPFIHEIATMIMGISPAYPFTQDIVHDVGITVMIENFVNNPNAKKYPRTLNINADPDAPEEVKETEAHVNKVCRDILCCPLNCSVQVEELKLLVSLSVKFDYHHVVIYYVRYFISLLNKGSVKIKFQILRVLLCLSKNQANTRELISAEVMSALVALFHKNESKANILHIIEIFENINFQFKKRAKLFNKEMFTKSELISIFREAKEFDQKLQDLTDHSDPDVRDKVIRLILKL, encoded by the exons ATGATTGGctctaaaactaaaaagaaagctAGAGAAGAGTCCGGGGCTTCCTCAAAACCTGGAACCAATAGCCCTGCCAATGCTAAAGGAAAAGCCAAGAGTCAGACCAAGAAAGCAGTTAAGGCAGAACCAAAGGAAGAATGGGGGAACCAGGCTGAGGCTAGGGATGACGCAGCGGCCAGGACACAGCCAGCCGTTTCCACTGAGCCCAAGACTGTGacctggaaaataaaaaaaaagaaagagaagactaaTGCTAGAGTCGTGGCTCAGGCTAAGACAGAACTCCTGGCAGAGCCTGCTTTAATGCCTCATACCAAGTCAGATGCTCTGCCTACATCTGTGGTCATAACTGTAACCAAGTCTGAAGTCAAGGTTGACACTGGAATTGAGGCATCTGTCAAGGGCTCTGCCAAGGCTACTGAAAAGCGCAGTATTAAGCACAAGCCTGAGATAAAGAAAGAG GTCTGTGTCAAATCCAGGGCTGGGGACAAAGCTAAAGAGGTCTGTGTCAAATCCAGGGCTGGGGACAAAGCTAGTATTGTCATCAACACCACTGATGAGGATGAAGATTATGTGTGCTCCTGGTTTTGGACTGGAGAAGAGCCTAGTGTAGGGTCCTGGTTCTGGCCTAAAGAAGAAAATCCTCTTCAAGTTTATCAGCCCCCACCAAAGGTTGAGGAAGAACCTGAACCCCCAGATACATTCgactatgctttaaaaaaaaaagctgcagcaTGGTTAAGGGGCAGATTTATTGTCCTGGTCCCAATTGAGGAACCACAGCCATCTTTACCTCCAGATGGGAACTGGACTCTGGTTGCAACCTTAATTGAAACTCCCCTGGGTATTCGTCCTTTGACCAAGATCCCGCCTTATGGTGGACCTTACTTCCAGACTTTAGCTGATTTAAAAAACCAAATCcgggaaaaagaaaagtatggaCCCAATCCAAATACCTGCCGCTGTAAATCACGAACCTTTAGTTTAGAGCCTGTTGAGTTTGATAAACTTGTTGCCCTACTTAAGTTAACTAGGGATCCGTTTATTCATGAGATAGCTACAATGATAATGGGGATCAGTCCTGCTTACCCATTTACTCAAGATATTGTACATGATGTTGGTATTACTGTTATGATTGAAAATTTTGTCAATAATCCAAATGCTAAAAAATACCCTAgaactttaaatataaatgccGACCCTGACGCTCCTGAAGAAGTGAAAGAGACTGAAGCACATGTAAATAAAGTTTGTAGGGACATACTCTGTTGTCCTTTGAACTGCTCCGTGCAAGTGGAGGAACTGAAGCTGTTAGTGAGCTTGAGTGTGAAATTTGATTATCACCACGTGGTTATCTATTATGTTCGCTATTTCATCTCACTGTTAAACAAAGGAAGTGTCAAAATCAAGTTTCAGATTTTAAGAGTCCTTTTGTGTTTGTCAAAAAATCAAGCCAATACAAGAGAACTGATCAGTGCTGAAGTAATGTCTGCACTGGTTGCTCTCTTTCACAAGAATGAGTCAAAAGCTAATATTCTTCATATCATTGAAATATTTGAGAATATAAATTTCCAATTCAAAAAGAGAGCAAAACTATTTAATAAGGAAATGTTCACTAAATCTGAACTTATTTCCATATTCCGGGAGGCAAAAGAATTTGACCAGAAACTCCAAGACTTAACAGACCACAGTGACCCTGACGTGAGAGATAAAGTTATCCGATTAATACTCAAACTCTAA
- the Armcx5 gene encoding armadillo repeat-containing X-linked protein 5 isoform X1, with protein sequence MIGSKTKKKAREESGASSKPGTNSPANAKGKAKSQTKKAVKAEPKEEWGNQAEARDDAAARTQPAVSTEPKTVTWKIKKKKEKTNARVVAQAKTELLAEPALMPHTKSDALPTSVVITVTKSEVKVDTGIEASVKGSAKATEKRSIKHKPEIKKEVCVKSRAGDKAKEVCVKSRAGDKAKEVCVKSRAGDKASIVINTTDEDEDYVCSWFWTGEEPSVGSWFWPKEENPLQVYQPPPKVEEEPEPPDTFDYALKKKAAAWLRGRFIVLVPIEEPQPSLPPDGNWTLVATLIETPLGIRPLTKIPPYGGPYFQTLADLKNQIREKEKYGPNPNTCRCKSRTFSLEPVEFDKLVALLKLTRDPFIHEIATMIMGISPAYPFTQDIVHDVGITVMIENFVNNPNAKKYPRTLNINADPDAPEEVKETEAHVNKVCRDILCCPLNCSVQVEELKLLVSLSVKFDYHHVVIYYVRYFISLLNKGSVKIKFQILRVLLCLSKNQANTRELISAEVMSALVALFHKNESKANILHIIEIFENINFQFKKRAKLFNKEMFTKSELISIFREAKEFDQKLQDLTDHSDPDVRDKVIRLILKL encoded by the coding sequence ATGATTGGctctaaaactaaaaagaaagctAGAGAAGAGTCCGGGGCTTCCTCAAAACCTGGAACCAATAGCCCTGCCAATGCTAAAGGAAAAGCCAAGAGTCAGACCAAGAAAGCAGTTAAGGCAGAACCAAAGGAAGAATGGGGGAACCAGGCTGAGGCTAGGGATGACGCAGCGGCCAGGACACAGCCAGCCGTTTCCACTGAGCCCAAGACTGTGacctggaaaataaaaaaaaagaaagagaagactaaTGCTAGAGTCGTGGCTCAGGCTAAGACAGAACTCCTGGCAGAGCCTGCTTTAATGCCTCATACCAAGTCAGATGCTCTGCCTACATCTGTGGTCATAACTGTAACCAAGTCTGAAGTCAAGGTTGACACTGGAATTGAGGCATCTGTCAAGGGCTCTGCCAAGGCTACTGAAAAGCGCAGTATTAAGCACAAGCCTGAGATAAAGAAAGAGGTCTGTGTCAAATCCAGGGCTGGGGACAAAGCTAAAGAGGTCTGTGTCAAATCCAGGGCTGGGGACAAAGCTAAAGAGGTCTGTGTCAAATCCAGGGCTGGGGACAAAGCTAGTATTGTCATCAACACCACTGATGAGGATGAAGATTATGTGTGCTCCTGGTTTTGGACTGGAGAAGAGCCTAGTGTAGGGTCCTGGTTCTGGCCTAAAGAAGAAAATCCTCTTCAAGTTTATCAGCCCCCACCAAAGGTTGAGGAAGAACCTGAACCCCCAGATACATTCgactatgctttaaaaaaaaaagctgcagcaTGGTTAAGGGGCAGATTTATTGTCCTGGTCCCAATTGAGGAACCACAGCCATCTTTACCTCCAGATGGGAACTGGACTCTGGTTGCAACCTTAATTGAAACTCCCCTGGGTATTCGTCCTTTGACCAAGATCCCGCCTTATGGTGGACCTTACTTCCAGACTTTAGCTGATTTAAAAAACCAAATCcgggaaaaagaaaagtatggaCCCAATCCAAATACCTGCCGCTGTAAATCACGAACCTTTAGTTTAGAGCCTGTTGAGTTTGATAAACTTGTTGCCCTACTTAAGTTAACTAGGGATCCGTTTATTCATGAGATAGCTACAATGATAATGGGGATCAGTCCTGCTTACCCATTTACTCAAGATATTGTACATGATGTTGGTATTACTGTTATGATTGAAAATTTTGTCAATAATCCAAATGCTAAAAAATACCCTAgaactttaaatataaatgccGACCCTGACGCTCCTGAAGAAGTGAAAGAGACTGAAGCACATGTAAATAAAGTTTGTAGGGACATACTCTGTTGTCCTTTGAACTGCTCCGTGCAAGTGGAGGAACTGAAGCTGTTAGTGAGCTTGAGTGTGAAATTTGATTATCACCACGTGGTTATCTATTATGTTCGCTATTTCATCTCACTGTTAAACAAAGGAAGTGTCAAAATCAAGTTTCAGATTTTAAGAGTCCTTTTGTGTTTGTCAAAAAATCAAGCCAATACAAGAGAACTGATCAGTGCTGAAGTAATGTCTGCACTGGTTGCTCTCTTTCACAAGAATGAGTCAAAAGCTAATATTCTTCATATCATTGAAATATTTGAGAATATAAATTTCCAATTCAAAAAGAGAGCAAAACTATTTAATAAGGAAATGTTCACTAAATCTGAACTTATTTCCATATTCCGGGAGGCAAAAGAATTTGACCAGAAACTCCAAGACTTAACAGACCACAGTGACCCTGACGTGAGAGATAAAGTTATCCGATTAATACTCAAACTCTAA